One Megalops cyprinoides isolate fMegCyp1 chromosome 4, fMegCyp1.pri, whole genome shotgun sequence genomic window carries:
- the LOC118777150 gene encoding apelin receptor A: MDSIEEYDANDYYDDNDTMCDYSEWEPSYSLIPVLYMLIFILGLSGNGVVIFTVWKSKSKRRAADVYIGNLALADLTFVVTLPLWAVYTALGYHWPFGAALCKVSSYVVLVNMYASVFCLTCLSFDRYLAIVHSLSSSRLRSRSTMLASLGAIWLLSCLLAVPTLLFRTTVQDPNSNRTTCGMDFSLVSPSQQHESLWIAGLSLSSSALGFLLPFLAMTVFYCFIGCTVTRHFNNLRKEDQKKRRLLKIITTLVVVFAICWTPFHVLKSMDALSYLDLAPSTCDFLRFLLLAHPYATCLAYVNSCLNPFLYAFFDLRFRSQCLCLLNLKKAMHGQMSSMSSTLSAQTQKSEVQSLATKV; encoded by the coding sequence ATGGATTCCATTGAGGAATATGATGCCAATGACTACTATGATGACAACGATACCATGTGTGACTATTCCGAGTGGGAGCCCTCCTACTCCCTCATCCCGGTGCTGTACATGCTCATCTTCATCCTGGGTCTCTCGGGCAACGGCGTGGTCATCTTCACCGTCTGGAAGTCCAAATCCAAGCGCCGGGCAGCCGACGTCTACATCGGCAACCTGGCCCTGGCCGACCTGACCTTCGTGGTGACGCTGCCACTGTGGGCAGTCTACACGGCGCTGGGCTACCACTGGCCCTTCGGCGCGGCCCTGTGCAAGGTGAGCAGCTACGTGGTGCTGGTCAACATGTACGCCAGCGTCTTCTGCCTCACCTGCCTGAGCTTCGACCGCTACCTGGCCATCGTTCACTCCCTGTCCAGCAGCCGGCTGCGGTCCCGCAGCACCATGCTGGCCTCGCTGGGCGCCATCTGGCTGCTGTCCTGCCTGCTGGCCGTGCCCACGCTGCTGTTCCGCACCACCGTGCAGGACCCCAACAGCAACCGCACCACCTGCGGCATGGACTTCAGCCTGGTGTCGCCCAGCCAGCAGCACGAGTCGCTGTGGATCGCCGGGCTCAGCCTCTCCTCCTCGGCACTGGGCTTCCTGCTGCCCTTCCTGGCCATGACCGTCTTCTACTGCTTCATCGGCTGCACCGTCACCCGCCACTTCAACAACCTGCGCAAGGAGGACCAGAAGAAGCGGCGTCTGCTGAAGATCATCACCACCCTGGTGGTGGTCTTCGCAATCTGCTGGACGCCCTTCCACGTGCTGAAGAGCATGGACGCCCTCTCCTACCTGGACCTGGCGCCCAGCACCTGCGACTTCCTGCGCTTCCTGCTCCTGGCCCACCCCTACGCCACCTGCCTGGCCTACGTCAACAGCTGCCTCAACCCCTTCCTCTACGCCTTCTTCGACCTGCGCTTCCGCTCCCAGTGCCTCTGCCTGCTCAACCTGAAGAAGGCCATGCACGGCCAGATGAGCTCCATGTCCTCCACCCTCAGCGCCCAGACGCAGAAGTCCGAGGTGCAGTCGCTGGCCACCAAGGTGTGA